One Nicotiana tomentosiformis chromosome 4, ASM39032v3, whole genome shotgun sequence genomic window carries:
- the LOC104095280 gene encoding classical arabinogalactan protein 4-like, whose product MASSTGFKIFLLLALFITSCIAQSPVPAPKISPTASPTPTPAPAMSPPTTTPTTSPTPSSAPSSNTPSPSPSSLPVSPPSPTPAGPGASPPGQPAADVPPAPSSSNRAVFGGAAFVGALIAVALM is encoded by the coding sequence ATGGCTTCTTCCACAGGCTTCAAAATTTTCTTACTTTTAGCTCTTTTCATCACTTCATGCATAGCTCAATCCCCTGTTCCAGCACCTAAAATCTCCCCCACCGCTTCACCAACTCCGACACCGGCTCCGGCAATGTCGCCGCCGACTACAACTCCGACCACCTCACCGACTCCATCCTCAGCACCATCATCAAACACTCCATCACCTTCACCATCATCTCTCCCTGTTTCACCACCTTCACCAACCCCCGCCGGACCTGGTGCTTCTCCGCCCGGTCAGCCCGCCGCCGACGTCCCACCGGCACCTAGCTCCAGTAACAGAGCCGTCTTTGGTGGAGCTGCATTTGTTGGAGCTCTCATTGCTGTTGCTTTGATGTAG